Sequence from the Nitrospinaceae bacterium genome:
TGTGCCGCCTGGACTTCAAATCCAGTGTGCGGGGCTAATCACTTCGCAGGTGGGTTCGACTCCCACGCATTCCCGCCAATTTACCACTAACCCCGTATAGGCAAGGAAATTCCTTGTTTATACGGGGTTTTTCTTTTTGGTGAGTGAGACAGAGAGCGACTAAATACGCTCTTTTTTGATGCTGAACCGGCACCAGAACCGGCACCAGATAAAGGAACCCCAAAATGGAAACAACATCAGAGCAATATCTAAGCACTAAAGAGCTAATGGCTCTCCTTGGTATATCTAGGTCCACAATCCACAGACTGATGGAAGTTGGTCTCCCTTGTCTAAAAGTAGGGGGCCAGAACCGATTCCCCAAGGAAGAAGTGATCGAATGGCTGAAAGAGAGAGAAGAAGTTGCTGGTGTAGCCACGGCAATACTTCCAGAAGGCAGTTACAGATGTATAAGTTGTGGCTTGGTAGGTAACGTCAATAAGCCGAT
This genomic interval carries:
- a CDS encoding helix-turn-helix domain-containing protein, producing METTSEQYLSTKELMALLGISRSTIHRLMEVGLPCLKVGGQNRFPKEEVIEWLKEREEVAGVATAILPEGSYRCISCGLVGNVNKPMSLSNLCCPQCGTQSQVERV